From the genome of Solanum dulcamara chromosome 12, daSolDulc1.2, whole genome shotgun sequence:
gaagaagaagaataactcaaaagaaTTAAACCCTTGGAGGAATTACTTGTGTTTTTCTCAAGGAAATGAAGTGAGTGATTAATGTATTTATAGGCAACAACTTTTGTCATCAATATTAGTGGATTTAGATAAGTATATGTCATGATGCattggtattttttttcctGATAAATACTTGGTGCGAGTAGATTTTTAGTGATACGAACCCTCTTCatcaaaaaattacactattaaTACAAAGTAAATAAGAATTGGTGGAGTTTGATTCATAATAGAATtgaatttataaaaagaaattaataaagttttttttaaactcGTGATCTTCAACATATGTACATGTCATCATATCTCTATGGCTATAAAAGTATAGAGtataaaatttaaagttaaatttatcaaatttaaaaagtcTATGATATTCCTTTTTGGaacaaattaattaaaacaGAACTGAAAAGATAAAGTAATTTGCTATAGCCGACTATATTATACCTATAACAAGATGTTTATTGTAATTCTACAAATAAAGTCTGAGGAGAATGAAATATACAAAGATCttaattactctattttatgtGAGATGTACAAAAGTTATTTCTGATAAATGCTGACTCTTGcattatacatataatatgaaTGTTTTAAATTTGAGGTACATTTGATGAAACAGATAAATGGTATATAGAGAGTCCCACTAGGGGAATTTTGCTAAAGAAATTCTTGTTTTTTCCTCTATATATCCTCCTAGTGGTATAAAGTGATTTGAGAGCTaccaaaattaaatttaaaggtAAATTTTTTAGTGCTATGCTGATGCAACATTAATTAAATGGAATATAATGATAGGGCCAATATCGTCACTAAAAATTATGCGGCATATCGACGACGCCGGTGATTGGTCGGAACAGCGGTGGCATACATCGGAATTTTAATAGTAGTTACTATTATGGTtaccataaataaataaacaatatttgtttttttaatattatggaATTTGCTGATGCAaactaaagtaaaaaaaaaaaatactttagttAGTGTGCCACTAGCTAATCACACATTAATGGTGTTTGGTTTTGAATTTTCTATTCTACTCCGTCCATCCCATTCAAATTATTATTCGTGTTTCTCTTTTACATatcattaagaaaaaatattaattaggtgatataattttttttattaaatatttactctATTGAAGTGTTAAATGGAGATATGtgtcttttggatagtgccacaactcatacgatattaaaagaaaagaaatatttctgtcatttgattatgaaaaagacctatgtcaatacaatatttgGTAGTACAAAATTTATTGAACGCTCTGGAAGAGCGGCCTTATTACTACGTGGAGGAATGATATTGGTAATTAataatgcattgtattgtagtaagtctaaaagaaacttgttaagtttcaagatTATTCGCCAAAATagttatcatattgagactgcgaaTGAAGGAaatgttgaatacctttatattactataaTGAATacggagaagaaaattgtgcacaaAAAATTACatgcactttcttctggattgtaccatacaaatattggaattgttgaatcacatgccatagtaaacaaaaggtttactgattctaataattttatcatttgatatgaccggttgggccatcccagttataatatgatgcgtaAAATTATtaagaattcacatggacacactttgaagaatcaaaaaattcttcaatctaaggaattctcttgtgttggttgttcccaaggaaaactgatttttaaaccatcagcaactaaggttgggattgaattcCTTGCGTTTCTGAAACGTATACAAAGTGATATATGTAGGTCAATTAACTCTTCAtatggaccatttaaatattatatggtcttgatagatacatctacaagatggtcacatactagggaaaaagaaagattaaagaaaatgGGGAAGAATATATCTATTACTAGCTACCTTATATACATACTAGTGGAAGATGATGATTCACGTGATTAATTAATGGAATGCAGTTCTGATTCCTTAAATATTCTAGGATTAATTAATGCTTATACGCTAAGGAATAATGATATTGGTTATTAGTGCATGATGAtcgtattaattaaaatataatttgaatgtgacattttaattttataaggGTACGTATATCATGAGTCATGGTTGTGTTACATTTTACTACTACAACTATCTTTGCTTATTCACTTTCAATCCAAATTACTGCTCTTCATATATATTAATCATACTTGGTAAATCTATGCAAGTGCGGTGTGATGAACTTGACTGAGAAAGTCTTGGCAGGAAAAATCGATCCCCAGCCTCCCTTATAAAATACTACATGTTACACCAACTCAAACTTCCTTACGAATAACTTAGAGTAAGTTAATAAATAGTAAATGTAGAAATTAAGTTAATAAGTAAATAGGAGTTGGATTAGTCCTATACAGATATTTCTATTCAACTTTTGTTAAAGGTGTCTAAATGAccttttcaaataattttagaggtttatatatttatatatatttgtcagctaattttttttaatggacAATATAATTATACCAAGTAAAAATCCAAAATTTAAAAGGTTTGATACATTCTCTTGGATATAGACACCTATAGggcttttgtttattatttactttattttgccTCTGGTCACTTCAAgatttatttgtttaatttcaTGTCCTTTAGACTTCCCATTTCTTTGGGATGTTTAATTAAGCCCACATAAATTAAATCTGTATCTGATGGAAAATCTTTTCAAGGATGAGTGATGTAATTAGTGGAATCTATGAAGGAAATCCATGATTGATCAGTTTATGATACTGGTCTATTTTAATTACAATAACAATTCAACTAAACAGCATTAATATCACCAAAGTGTTCAATGATTTcacttacaaaaaaaaaatctactacTTTTTTTCGTTACATCAATCATTAAGCCAATTACATAAATATAGTAGTAATAAGAAAATCgtgtaaaataatatatacatagtGAATATCAAGAGCGGAACTAGTAACAGTCTAGAAGTTTATCCAAACCTTTTCgataaaaaattacattgttcatttcatatatatatatatgtgtgtgtgaaaCCCCTTCTCACAAAACACCAATATAGTGAGTCGTGTACGTTCCTCATTTCCTAAGTTTGAATATTGTTGGATCTGTTATGATGACACATCGCAGATTTCTTTTTTGACTAGAGAATTAAGGAgcaataaattaaaatacttGGTTCATTATGAGGACACGTCACAAATTTCTTGGCTAAAAAAagttataatataaaatttatatacttGGTTCATTAGATGGTAGCACATCTCTATTGCCAGCTCAATTTAGCATTGATCTTCAGTACTATTTTTTACACGATACCAAACAGGACGTTAATGAAATTTGCACATATATTTTATCCATATGTCCTTTTGGTACGAtgaattgaaaaatatattttttaaatgtcaGATTTATCCAAtacttatatatttaaattcaaTGAAATTTCAGTACAACTCAATAAGAGTTTTAACTTTTTAGTGTCGATTATGTAATCATATGAAACATGACCCAGTACAAACTTGTAcaatattttatatgatatttatACATATAAGTTAAATTCCTTGGATATAATAATCTCATTTTTCCTAGTTACGTATCTACTTGAAAAACAATAAAATCCCCTCCTACATCTTGTGGCtgtgatttatttatttattttaaaacaaaGACTTCACGAGTAgtttaaacttcaaattatagaaaGAAATTGTATCATGTTAAAtctaaaaagatcaaaatatcatcacatGCGTGGGAGTGGAACTAGAATATTGAGTATGAGCTTCATCAAatctaataatttaaattatatatttatctatataACCATGTGGCTACGAATTACAATATCGGAGATTCGAATCCCTCCTCGTCCACATCACCTTTTTCGGGGGGGTGGGGGTGCGTGAATAGGATATAGTGAATCAAAAGCTACGAAACTTGGGTTCATGAAAtgaactttttttaattttttttttattattatttatcgtGAGTGATATAACACATAATATGCTCAATTGGTGTTCTTCCTCAGTCAAACTTGGACACAATAGTAAAACGAGTATTAATAGCATAATAAAAAGAAGCTTTTCTCATAACTAATATTTTTGCTGGCGCCAATTATAACCtttctaaaaaatatcaaatgtaCAGTGCTAATACATTTGATATATTTAACAtgcaatattttaaaaataagaatgGGTATCTATTCTGCCTTCAATACTAATCATGGATCCTAACAATTATAGTACTTGTTAGTTAtgtcaaactcaaaataaagttAAAGATCAGTTAGTCAAAAATGAATGCAAGTCAATGTTTTTGAAAGTTTATTTTTGTAGCCTACATTTTCATATGTACTCAAAACCTCCACGTATTTAATTGTCTTTTAGTTTTACCCACTCAAGATGATGACATTTTGCAAAAGTTCATGTGTAATTTCAAAGTTATTTACGTATTAAAAATTTTCCACAACTTCATAAGTAATATTCGTTTTGTAGCCTACAATTCTTCACTTGCTTCTTGGAAAGCATTATTAGTATATCGATCTTATCATTTTCGTTTTCTTCCCCACCAAAATTCCCAACCATGGAATTTTTCTCCCTTCCAACAGTAATCTTCACTGTCCTCATctcctttttttccttctacTTTCTCAATAAAAATCCCAAAAAATCCGGTTTCAAAATCTACCCAGTCGTCGGAGCATTGCCGGAGTTTCTCCTTAACCGTCACCGTTTTCTGGAATGGACGACCGATGTACTCTCTAATTGCCCTACCAACACCGCCGTGTTCTGCCGGCCCGGAAATGATCACGGCATCCTGACGGCGAATCCACTCAATGTTGAACACATGCTCAAAGCCAATTTTGAAAATTTCGATAAAGGAGCTCGATTCTATACTCGGCTTGAAGATTTCCTCGGCGATGGAATTTTTAACGTTGATGGTGAAAGTTGGAGGATTCAAAGGAAATCTGCAAGTTATGAATTTAGCACCAGATCTCTAAGAAATTTTGTCATACAAACTGCACAGGTAATATTTAGCGGGATTTATGTTGTTTGCTCATTAATTAATAGACTTGGCAAAATTAGTCATGAAACATAACTCGTTCAAGTTTGAATTGATCATTGACTCGCTCATTTATTAGTAGTTATTTTATACGTAACTTGATTGCGTAAATACAATAGGATTTTGCTAATAAGAAGAATATGAATGATCCGTAGTATAACATAAGGGTATGAATGACTTTAGGAGTCGTTTGATTGAGAGTAAGTTATCCTGGGATTAACTATCCCATGATAATTTATCGATAAGTTATCTCACCATATATATGAGATAATTTATCTCATTACTAAGTTATAAATAATCTCATGACTATCTAATACCTCCAATCAAACACAAGATAATCTTACATTTTATCCTGGGATTATTATTCCTTATACCTCACACCAAACAACTCCTTAAAGTATAATACTTAATAAAGAGTAAATTTAGACCACTCTTCCCTTTCAATTTAACTATTTAACTTAACTAGAGATTATGTTTACCATCAAAGGTTGTGATGAAATGTCATATATCCCTACATCTTTAAATCAGAAGTTTTGAGTTTGAATCCTTGGAATGTAGTCGCCCTAAGTGGGATCCTTAAGAGAGTACCAAATACCAAGTGtaaattcaataataataataataataataataataataaaactaaACTTAAATGAGTCCACTACTCCTAATTTTGATAATAGGTGATGGTATTGGTGTTTTGATACTAAATTGAATTGTCACTTCATTTTTGTTAAGTACTGTTAGTGTTAGGAAATACTTTTATTCActtaattatttcataacaGGAAGAGATTCATACACGATTGATTCCAATTCTTGAAGAAGCAGCCAAAAGGGATAGAATTATTGACATTCAAGACATCTCAGAAAGAATTACATCTGACAATATCATTAAGCTTGCATTCAATGTGGATCCAAATTGTTTAGGAGGAGCTGAAAGTGAATTCATGCAAGCTTTTGAAATTGCAACAACTCTAAGTGCAGGTAGGTTCATGTATGCAATTCCCTTTCTttacaaaatcaagaaaatcttGAACATTGGTTCAGAGAAAAAGCTACAAAAATCAATCCAGATTGTGCACGAATTTGCGGATAATATAATAAAGTCAAGAATGGAAGAGCGGGCAGAGAAGAAAGATGAAGACTTGTTATCAAGATTCATGGGGGATGGTAATCAACATTCAGCTAAATTCTTGAGGGACATTGTCATTAGTTTCATCCTAGCTGGTCGAGACACAACATCATCAGGTCTAACTTGGTTCTTTTGGATATTGTCTACAAGGAAAGATATAGCGAAAAAGATATTAGAAGAATTAGTTCAAATTCGTCGGAGAAATGGGAAAAAGATTGGTGAAGCTTATAATTTCGATGAGTTAAGAGAAATGCAGTATCTCCATGCAGCTATTTCAGAATCCATGAGGTTATATCCACCAGTACCAGTTGATACAAGGTCTTGTTTGAAAGATGACATTTTACCAGATGGGACTTTTATTGGTAAAGATTGGTTTATAAATTATCAAACTTATAGCATGGGAAGAATGGAGAATATTTGGGGTAAAGATTGTTGTGAGTATAAACCAGAAAGATGGTTTGATGAAAATGGGGTTTATAAGCAAGAAAGCCCATTTAAATTTCCGGTGTTTCATGCTGGACCAAGAATGTGTCTTGGTAAAGACATGGCTTATATTCAGATCAAGTCAATTGCAGCTTCTGTGATAGAAATGTTTGAATTTGATGTTCAGTTGGAGAATGACAAGTGTCCTGAATATGTGTTATCTTTGACACTAAGAATGAAAGGAGGCTTGCCTGTGAAGGTGAAAGAAAGATGTAAGACCAATAGTTAAACCAAATACCTACAAGCCCACATGGTAGCGATTCAACTAAAGATTTATTTCGGTGAGCACACTTATGATTATGGTAGTTACGGTGAAGTAGGCATGGGCATCATGTCTAAGCCCACTACCACCAGTCGTTGATTTATATAGTCTGAAAAAGTCAATTGCTATCTCATGAGTCGATCCATATCGATGTAATGAAAATGAAGGActcacaataacaacaataacaaaatgtCGTGAATAATGATCACCGAGTTTATATGTTGTAATTATGGTGATGTAATGTCTAATCTATTAAGAAGATTTGGTTGTTAGTATCATGGTGTGTATATCTTGCTTTCTCTAAAAGGAAGGAAAACTTTTGGTTACTTTTAAGGTACTTCCTCTCCACATACAAATTGTTACAATGAAGtagaatgtttttttttgtttttcatctGCACTACTAAAAAGAGTTCAAAAAACGACGGAAAAAACAGCGAAGGACTGCGTCGTTCAAAAAAGCAACGGAATTTGAGACGCTGTCCGTcgcttctttaatttttttaataaacaaCGACGGACGATGACTCCTTATCCGTTGCTTTTTTTGACGGATTTTTGCTccatttatttatcaatttttttttgaataagcGAAGGACAGAGTCTCCCAGTCCGTCGTTTTTTTGGTCAAAAAAATGGCCAACTATTTAAAATTTGCGACGGACAGGACAACgatgtccgtcgctttttctgAAATATTACATATCAATGCCCGACTTTTCTTATATTCTGGtgtctctctctctaaaaacccTCCTCCTTCTCTCTAAACTTCCAACCCTCCGCCCCCTTCGCCGCCCATCACCGCCGCCACTCCCTCCCCCGTCTCCGTTGTTGCCGCCACCACTTCCCTTCGTCAGCCTTCTCTCTCTTTATTGTTAACAGGGTTAGCTAGTtagggttttaattttttttttaaaaataatttattaatttgttagttaatttatttcatttaatttgtttaatgtatgttattaacatagttaatttgtatatgtgattttgaattggtGAATGTTAGAAATTAGATTTTAGGTCTTTGCTTTGATTTGGggttttttttgaattaaattgtgaattgaataattttttagttggaattaaagtgttcttgatgttcaaatgttattaacatagttgGTTAGTTCTTAAagttagaatgtgaatgaagatTTTAGGGCTTTAGTTTGAATTGTGGTTTTTTTATAATTAGATTGTGAATTTGGTATTGTTTTAGTTGGACttgaagtgtttttgaagataaaattaaagttagaacatgaagtaattagaggttagaatttaagattttttatgcttggaagatattcaagttagaaaaatattgggttgaatgatttttgatgtttggaagatattcaagttatgaacttggaatttaggatttttgaacttagaatatttttttttggtttatataaattgtgaactttagattttagaactaattataacttagatacttgaattttaggatacttgaatataatatagaacttgaacttagaactttgaacttgaaatttttttgactttagaaatcttgttgaattgtagtctttatgaactaattaagctaattagagttagacgatattcaaagtcatgaacttaaactttaggaattttgaagttgaactttaaaatttttatgtttGTATATGTTTGAACTCTTTAAAGTTTAGGAGTAACTAGAACTTAGAAGTTCATGTGATTattaacttgaactttagatacttgaattttaggaattCAGAACTTTATAAATGATTTTGGTTtggataaattttgaacttttagactttaaaactaattaattagaattttatgttgttatgaacttgaactttaattagatacttgaatactcgtattttagaactttaatttgtatatatttgaaacttgtaattttgttcttatttaacttagaacatcagacttgaattaattagaacttgaattatttataatttgaacttaactataagttgaacttaattattattttaattaattaattataacttgaacttaattattata
Proteins encoded in this window:
- the LOC129877848 gene encoding cytochrome P450 CYP94D108-like, whose amino-acid sequence is MEFFSLPTVIFTVLISFFSFYFLNKNPKKSGFKIYPVVGALPEFLLNRHRFLEWTTDVLSNCPTNTAVFCRPGNDHGILTANPLNVEHMLKANFENFDKGARFYTRLEDFLGDGIFNVDGESWRIQRKSASYEFSTRSLRNFVIQTAQEEIHTRLIPILEEAAKRDRIIDIQDISERITSDNIIKLAFNVDPNCLGGAESEFMQAFEIATTLSAGRFMYAIPFLYKIKKILNIGSEKKLQKSIQIVHEFADNIIKSRMEERAEKKDEDLLSRFMGDGNQHSAKFLRDIVISFILAGRDTTSSGLTWFFWILSTRKDIAKKILEELVQIRRRNGKKIGEAYNFDELREMQYLHAAISESMRLYPPVPVDTRSCLKDDILPDGTFIGKDWFINYQTYSMGRMENIWGKDCCEYKPERWFDENGVYKQESPFKFPVFHAGPRMCLGKDMAYIQIKSIAASVIEMFEFDVQLENDKCPEYVLSLTLRMKGGLPVKVKERCKTNS